A window of the Ipomoea triloba cultivar NCNSP0323 chromosome 14, ASM357664v1 genome harbors these coding sequences:
- the LOC116004955 gene encoding CO(2)-response secreted protease-like, which produces MKILFFVFFCVSSVFFNSCFGESEPEPPTLQQNNKVYIVYMGAAAPSNNGAMRKDQAQLINSLLKRNRNALVYTYTNGFSGFSARLTAEEAGSIAQNPGVVSVFLDPILQLQTTRSWDFLDSISYEKISPTSLHKSAAAAQPLSSGEADTIIGILDSGIWPESPSFNDDGMGPIPAKWKGKCEDGDDFNSSNCNRKIIGARYYPDSLQIPSARDNEGHGTHVASTAAGSLVDDASYHDQASGTGRGGSPTSRIAMYRVCEYFGCAGSAILKAFDDGIKDGVDVLSLSLGPGGGLKPDFSTDVVAIGAFHAVERGIVVVCSAGNSGPRRSTVVNEAPWIFTVAASTVDRDFQSQIVLGDNTVIKGGGIYIGKLKKTPVYPLATGALVKSERATESDARDCLPLSLDPEKAKGKIILCETRNPISYFDDRINEVKNAGGVAVILIFVNPEDRMMALKFGGFPGSAILEKEANQVFSYISSTKNPVATILPTVTVTGIKPAPAVADFSSRGPSLTSVNLLKPDICAPGVDILAAWPDNIDGDEIIPVKSHPGYNLESGTSMSCPHISGIVATVKAQNPNFSVSAIRSAVMTTATQTNNLNAPITTTDGAIATPYDIGAGELNPTAALNPGLVYQTEIADYLQFLCATGYNTSQIRLISSTVPKGFKCPKKLTEDMISDINYPSIAVSNLKDGEPKAITRTVSNVGPEESVYTATIEALADIEVTVTPNKLVFTKQEKKLSYTVTFTASSSLKTDTFGAITWTSGTHRVRSPIIVSVV; this is translated from the exons ATGAAGATATTGTTCTTTGTGTTTTTCTGTGTGTCTTCCGTCTTCTTTAACTCTTGTTTCGGAGAATCTGAGCCAGAGCCTCCTACGctacaacaaaataataaagtttaCATCGTTTATATGGGCGCTGCAGCCCCATCCAACAATGGCGCCATGCGAAAGGATCAAGCTCAGCTCATCAACTCATTGCTTAAAAG GAATAGGAACGCATTGGTCTACACCTACACAAATGGCTTCTCTGGATTTTCAGCCCGGTTGACGGCAGAAGAAGCTGGATCAATCGCTCAAAACCCCGGAGTAGTGTCTGTTTTTCTTGATCCAATTTTGCAGCTCCAAACAACTCGGTCATGGGATTTCCTGGATTCCATTTCTTATGAAAAAATCTCTCCCACTAGCCTCCACAAATCAGCTGCAGCCGCCCAACCATTATCTTCCGGTGAAGCAGATACCATAATAGGCATCTTGGACTCAG GAATATGGCCTGAATCTCCTAGTTTCAATGACGACGGCATGGGACCAATCCCGGCCAAATGGAAGGGAAAATGCGAGGATGGAGATGATTTCAACTCCTCCAACTGCAAcag GAAAATAATCGGGGCACGATATTACCCGGATTCTTTACAAATCCCGTCGGCCAGGGACAATGAAGGACATGGGACCCACGTGGCGTCCACGGCAGCAGGATCGCTGGTTGATGACGCGTCATACCACGATCAAGCTAGCGGGACGGGCAGGGGTGGGTCCCCTACTTCGCGAATAGCCATGTACCGAGTTTGCGAGTATTTCGGGTGCGCAGGATCGGCGATCTTGAAAGCCTTCGACGACGGGATTAAGGATGGCGTGGACGTGTTGTCGCTGTCGCTGGGCCCAGGTGGTGGACTCAAACCCGATTTCTCCACCGATGTTGTCGCCATCGGCGCGTTCCATGCCGTCGAGAGAGGCATCGTCGTTGTCTGCTCCGCCGGAAACTCTGGACCACGCCGCAGTACTGTCGTCAACGAAGCTCCCTGGATTTTCACCGTCGCCGCCTCCACCGTGGACCGCGATTTCCAGTCGCAAATCGTCTTGGGCGACAACACAGTCATCAAG GGCGGGGGAATTTATATCGGAAAACTGAAGAAAACGCCGGTGTATCCATTGGCGACGGGGGCGTTGGTTAAATCGGAGAGAGCTACTGAAAGTGACGCCAG GGATTGTTTACCCCTGTCATTAGACCCTGAGAAGGCCAAGGGGAAGATTATTTTGTGCGAAACCCGCAATCCGATTTCATACTTTGACGATAGGATAAATGAGGTGAAAAATGCGGGCGGGGTTGCAGTAATACTCATATTCGTCAACCCGGAGGACAGGATGATGGCGCTGAAATTTGGTGGTTTTCCGGGATCCGCAATCCTAGAAAAGGAAGCCAATCAGGTTTTTAGCTACATCAGCTCAACCAA GAATCCCGTGGCAACCATCCTCCCAACCGTGACAGTGACAGGAATTAAACCGGCACCTGCAGTAGCAGACTTCTCATCAAGAGGACCATCGCTTACAAGCGTGAATCTTCTCAAG CCGGACATTTGTGCACCAGGGGTTGACATTCTGGCAGCGTGGCCTGACAACATTGATGGGGATGAGATTATCCCTGTCAAGAGTCATCCAGGTTACAACCTAGAATCTGGGACTTCCATGTCCTGTCCACATATCTCAGGGATTGTTGCTACAGTGAAGGCACAAAACCCAAATTTCAGTGTTTCTGCAATCAGATCAGCCGTTATGACAACAG CCACGCAGACAAACAATTTGAATGCGCCAATAACAACAACAGATGGAGCAATTGCCACGCCGTATGACATTGGCGCGGGAGAATTAAACCCCACAGCAGCACTAAATCCCGGGCTAGTTTACCAAACCGAGATTGCAGATTACCTGCAGTTCCTCTGTGCAACAGGCTACAACACATCTCAAATTCGGCTCATCTCGTCAACTGTCCCCAAGGGCTTCAAGTGCCCCAAGAAGTTGACAGAAGACATGATCTCCGACATCAATTACCCATCCATTGCAGTCTCGAATCTAAAGGACGGTGAGCCTAAGGCAATTACAAGAACTGTAAGCAATGTTGGCCCCGAAGAATCAGTGTACACTGCAACAATTGAAGCACTGGCAGACATTGAGGTCACTGTAACACCAAATAAGTTGGTGTTTACAAAACAAGAAAAGAAGCTAAGCTATACTGTGACCTTTACAGCTTCATCATCCCTTAAGACAGACACATTTGGGGCAATTACATGGACTAGTGGAACACATAGAGTTAGAAGTCCAATCATTGTAAGTGTTGTGTAA